The following proteins are co-located in the Brevibacillus laterosporus DSM 25 genome:
- a CDS encoding malate:quinone oxidoreductase, which produces MSSIQKKTDVILIGAGVMSATLGSLLKELAPEWEIKVFEKLPNAGEESSNEWNNAGTGHSALCELNYTSEKSDGSIDISKAIKINEQFQLSRQFWSYLVNSNLIRNPQDFIMPIPHMSLVQGEKNVTFLKKRFEALSNNPLFQGMEFSDDPEKLKEWLPLIMEGRTPNEPIAATKIDSGTDVNFGALTRILFDHLKSKNVEINYKHSVKDMKRTSDGSWEVKVHDIDSGKIEYHTAKFVFIGGGGGSLPLLQKTGIPESKHIGGFPVSGLFMVCNNPEVVAQHHAKVYGKAKVGAPPMSVPHLDTRYIDNKKSLLFGPFAGFSPKFLKTGSNFDLIGSVKPNNVFTMLAAGAKEMALTKYLIQQVMLSNEKRMEEVREFIPNAKSEDWDIVVAGQRVQVIKDTEAGGRGTLQFGTEVVSAADGSIAALLGASPGASTAVHVMFEVLKKCFPQHMKDWEPKIKEMVPSYGVSLVENPELFQEIHTSTAQTLGLSEKETVYS; this is translated from the coding sequence ATGAGTAGCATACAGAAAAAAACAGACGTTATCTTAATAGGTGCCGGAGTCATGAGCGCGACTTTGGGATCATTACTGAAAGAGTTAGCACCGGAATGGGAAATCAAAGTGTTTGAGAAACTCCCAAACGCAGGAGAAGAAAGCTCTAACGAATGGAATAATGCGGGTACGGGCCATTCTGCACTGTGTGAGCTTAACTATACATCCGAAAAATCTGACGGATCTATAGATATTAGCAAAGCTATAAAAATTAATGAACAGTTTCAGCTTTCCAGACAGTTTTGGTCTTATCTTGTAAACAGCAATCTGATTCGTAATCCGCAGGACTTTATCATGCCAATACCTCATATGAGTTTAGTACAAGGTGAAAAAAATGTAACGTTTTTGAAAAAACGTTTTGAAGCGCTGTCAAACAATCCCCTGTTTCAAGGGATGGAATTTTCCGATGATCCTGAAAAACTGAAGGAATGGCTTCCGCTTATCATGGAAGGCCGTACACCGAATGAACCGATAGCGGCAACAAAAATCGACTCTGGAACGGATGTCAACTTTGGTGCTTTAACACGCATATTGTTTGACCACTTAAAGAGTAAAAACGTCGAGATAAACTACAAGCATAGTGTTAAGGATATGAAACGTACTAGCGACGGCTCGTGGGAAGTGAAAGTGCATGATATCGATAGCGGTAAAATCGAATACCATACTGCAAAATTCGTCTTTATCGGCGGTGGGGGCGGAAGTCTGCCTTTACTACAAAAAACCGGTATTCCTGAGTCAAAACATATTGGAGGATTCCCGGTAAGCGGACTATTTATGGTATGTAACAATCCGGAAGTTGTAGCGCAGCATCATGCAAAAGTATACGGTAAAGCTAAGGTTGGTGCTCCTCCAATGTCTGTTCCGCATCTTGATACAAGATATATCGACAACAAAAAATCATTGCTGTTTGGACCGTTTGCCGGCTTCTCACCAAAGTTCTTAAAAACTGGTTCAAATTTTGATTTGATAGGTTCCGTAAAACCGAATAATGTCTTCACTATGTTGGCGGCAGGCGCAAAAGAGATGGCATTGACAAAATACCTGATCCAGCAAGTTATGTTATCGAATGAAAAGCGTATGGAAGAGGTACGTGAGTTTATTCCGAACGCCAAAAGCGAGGATTGGGATATAGTGGTAGCGGGCCAACGTGTGCAAGTTATCAAAGATACTGAGGCCGGCGGCAGGGGAACACTTCAATTTGGTACGGAAGTTGTTAGTGCCGCTGATGGCTCGATAGCTGCATTGCTCGGCGCTTCTCCGGGTGCTTCTACTGCCGTTCACGTTATGTTTGAAGTATTAAAAAAATGCTTCCCACAACATATGAAAGATTGGGAACCGAAAATAAAAGAAATGGTTCCTTCTTATGGCGTGTCACTAGTGGAAAACCCAGAGCTTTTCCAAGAAATTCATACTTCAACAGCGCAGACGCTTGGTCTAAGCGAAAAAGAAACGGTCTATAGTTAA
- the rlmH gene encoding 23S rRNA (pseudouridine(1915)-N(3))-methyltransferase RlmH: MQITIITVGKLKEKYLKEGIAEYTKRLTAYCKLNVVEVNDEKAPEELSATEMEQVKRKEGERILAHMKQDHYVIALAIEGQMWSSEKLSSEMDRLALHGRSQVAFVIGGSLGLADEVLKRADAKLSFSKMTFPHQLMRLVLVEQVYRAFRISRGEPYHK; encoded by the coding sequence GTGCAGATTACAATTATTACGGTCGGGAAGCTAAAAGAGAAGTATCTAAAGGAAGGCATCGCCGAGTATACCAAGCGTCTAACGGCTTACTGCAAGCTTAATGTCGTCGAAGTGAACGATGAGAAAGCTCCAGAAGAACTAAGTGCCACGGAAATGGAGCAGGTGAAGCGCAAGGAAGGCGAGCGGATACTAGCGCATATGAAGCAGGACCATTACGTGATCGCGCTGGCTATCGAAGGGCAAATGTGGTCGTCTGAGAAGCTATCTAGCGAAATGGATAGGCTAGCGCTGCACGGACGTAGTCAGGTGGCGTTTGTGATTGGCGGCTCGCTGGGTCTGGCAGATGAGGTGTTGAAACGAGCGGATGCGAAGCTGTCGTTTTCCAAGATGACGTTTCCCCATCAATTGATGCGGTTGGTGCTGGTGGAGCAGGTTTATCGGGCGTTTCGGATTAGTCGGGGGGAGCCATACCACAAATAA
- a CDS encoding CxxH/CxxC protein, producing the protein MAKTIVIQGKETPLHEEHPIRVSCMEHIETELDDYVNYHDVAPDTFSIDEVELGDIPATCMECNQPGKIVLLHVKGM; encoded by the coding sequence ATGGCAAAAACAATCGTGATTCAAGGAAAAGAAACACCACTTCATGAGGAGCATCCAATCCGTGTGAGCTGCATGGAGCATATTGAAACTGAGCTGGACGATTACGTGAATTATCACGATGTGGCACCAGATACATTTTCCATAGATGAAGTAGAATTAGGAGACATCCCAGCTACCTGCATGGAGTGTAATCAACCAGGCAAGATTGTGTTATTGCATGTGAAGGGAATGTAG
- a CDS encoding DUF4288 domain-containing protein translates to MENALSDECRMKWYSVKVLFESIHSGAPLPDKINADYYVSKDNKLLEESIIIVKATDTEQACKLAEEYAKKAEHEYLNYYGEQVKDQFVCTLHAFELNDLELTTGVEVYSRFIHATNKETTNDIIKRYYPEALDGEEEQ, encoded by the coding sequence ATGGAAAATGCTTTATCGGATGAATGTAGAATGAAATGGTATTCAGTAAAGGTTCTTTTTGAATCTATCCATTCAGGCGCTCCACTTCCCGATAAAATAAATGCCGACTATTACGTAAGCAAGGACAATAAACTTCTGGAGGAAAGCATCATAATAGTGAAAGCTACAGACACTGAACAGGCTTGCAAATTGGCAGAAGAATATGCAAAAAAAGCCGAGCATGAATATCTAAATTACTATGGTGAACAAGTTAAGGATCAATTCGTATGTACACTGCATGCATTTGAGCTTAACGATTTGGAGTTAACAACTGGGGTAGAGGTTTACTCAAGATTTATACATGCAACAAACAAAGAAACCACTAATGACATTATTAAAAGGTACTATCCTGAGGCTTTAGATGGAGAGGAAGAGCAATAG
- a CDS encoding RidA family protein, which translates to MNNHVIKRYNPENIARPVGNYSHVTKISRNAEMYVFSGQIGIDQNNNIPTDFNQQVTNTMNNIVEILSSQKLTPDHVIKVNIWATEEIDWEHFDEVWNQVFGTTPPSMTIAYIKGLGLPELKIELDVWAAG; encoded by the coding sequence ATGAATAATCATGTGATCAAAAGATATAATCCAGAAAATATAGCGAGACCTGTCGGGAACTATAGTCATGTAACAAAAATAAGCAGAAATGCTGAAATGTATGTATTTTCTGGGCAAATTGGTATAGATCAAAACAATAATATACCCACAGATTTTAATCAACAAGTGACAAATACAATGAATAATATCGTTGAAATCCTTTCTTCTCAAAAATTGACTCCCGATCACGTCATTAAGGTTAATATTTGGGCCACAGAAGAAATTGATTGGGAGCATTTCGATGAGGTTTGGAATCAAGTATTCGGTACCACACCTCCTTCAATGACGATTGCATACATTAAAGGATTAGGGTTACCGGAATTAAAAATTGAATTAGATGTTTGGGCAGCAGGTTGA
- a CDS encoding S1C family serine protease — protein MGYYDNDDFYEMEPKKKASRSGMGKYIVTSVTSAVIGGLVVLMLTPAISKTGYLNLPLKTGADANQAAVTASTISTKTNQPVSVNVETAITSAVEKTEDAVVGITNIKRVANLWTRQTGNVAAGVGSGVIFEKKDGKAHIITNNHVVQGAQSIEVSLASGDKVTAKVLGADAYNDLAVLEIDGSKVTKVAELGDSSTLKVGEPTIAIGNPLGLDFSRTVTQGIISSKSRSMPTDVNDDGIVDWELDVIQTDAAINPGNSGGALVNIYGQVIGINTLKISREGVEGLGFAIPINDVKNIIPRLMQDGYLKRAYLGVTPRDLTDVPKYAWKEVLNLPNEVTTGVVAMEVGSFSPAAKGGLKQYDVITQLDDTPINSSAQLLKYFTLNKKAGESVSITLYRDGFKKVVKVTLGEKPQQDQEQLQPQLP, from the coding sequence ATGGGTTATTACGATAATGATGATTTTTATGAAATGGAACCAAAGAAAAAGGCCAGCCGTTCCGGCATGGGCAAATATATCGTGACCTCTGTCACATCTGCTGTCATTGGAGGTCTGGTCGTGCTTATGCTTACGCCAGCTATCTCCAAAACAGGTTATCTGAATCTACCTTTGAAAACAGGAGCAGATGCTAATCAAGCAGCCGTGACAGCATCGACGATCTCTACGAAAACCAACCAGCCTGTAAGTGTTAACGTGGAAACCGCGATTACCAGTGCAGTGGAAAAGACAGAGGATGCCGTCGTCGGAATTACCAATATCAAACGGGTAGCTAACCTCTGGACCAGACAAACAGGTAACGTGGCAGCAGGTGTGGGCTCTGGTGTCATTTTTGAAAAGAAAGATGGCAAAGCACATATCATCACGAACAATCACGTTGTACAGGGAGCGCAAAGCATTGAAGTGAGTTTAGCAAGCGGGGACAAAGTAACGGCTAAAGTCCTTGGAGCTGACGCATACAACGATTTGGCCGTGTTAGAAATAGATGGATCAAAGGTAACAAAGGTTGCCGAGCTAGGCGATTCTAGCACCTTAAAAGTAGGGGAACCAACCATTGCGATCGGTAACCCGTTAGGTCTAGACTTCTCCCGTACCGTTACACAAGGAATTATCAGCTCGAAAAGCCGCTCCATGCCGACAGACGTCAATGATGACGGTATTGTAGATTGGGAGCTGGACGTTATCCAGACAGATGCGGCCATTAACCCAGGAAACAGCGGTGGGGCTCTGGTCAATATCTATGGACAAGTAATCGGGATTAATACCTTGAAAATCTCTCGTGAGGGCGTAGAAGGCTTAGGATTTGCGATCCCTATTAACGATGTGAAAAATATCATTCCGCGTCTGATGCAGGATGGCTATCTCAAACGCGCCTACCTCGGCGTAACGCCACGCGACTTAACAGATGTACCGAAATATGCGTGGAAAGAAGTATTAAATCTACCAAACGAAGTGACAACAGGCGTAGTTGCTATGGAAGTAGGAAGCTTCTCTCCAGCAGCTAAAGGTGGATTGAAACAGTACGATGTCATCACTCAGTTAGACGATACCCCAATTAATAGCAGCGCCCAGCTATTGAAATATTTCACTCTGAATAAAAAAGCAGGTGAATCTGTATCGATTACCCTGTATCGAGATGGATTTAAGAAAGTGGTTAAAGTAACGCTCGGGGAAAAACCACAGCAGGATCAGGAACAGCTACAACCGCAATTACCGTAA
- a CDS encoding MBL fold metallo-hydrolase, with translation MQFSVLASGSTGNSIYVGTERTSLLIDVGLTGKQAEACLEEIGVKPSDLQAILVTHEHSDHIKGVGVMARRYGIPIYTTQKTWGELDKLVGTIPEGQKQLFEVGQTLEFGDITVESFGISHDAVEPMGFCMHADHKKLSIATDLGYVSDRIKEVIRGADAYIFEANHDVDMLRMSQYPWSIKRRILSDIGHLSNEMAGEALTDILGGRAERVFLAHLSKENNMMDLAKLTVKNILEEQGLHVGNDVHLRETYPHRPTKMEVL, from the coding sequence TTGCAATTTAGTGTTTTAGCCAGTGGAAGTACAGGGAATTCCATCTATGTAGGAACAGAGCGTACTTCTTTATTGATCGATGTCGGTCTTACGGGGAAACAAGCGGAGGCATGTTTGGAAGAGATTGGTGTAAAGCCAAGTGATTTGCAGGCAATTCTAGTAACACACGAGCATTCCGATCATATCAAAGGCGTGGGTGTTATGGCGAGACGCTATGGCATCCCGATCTATACCACACAAAAAACCTGGGGTGAGCTGGACAAGCTAGTAGGAACGATCCCAGAGGGTCAGAAGCAACTCTTTGAGGTGGGCCAAACGTTGGAATTCGGAGATATCACGGTTGAGTCATTTGGAATCTCCCACGATGCTGTCGAGCCAATGGGTTTTTGTATGCATGCGGATCATAAAAAGCTGAGTATCGCTACCGATCTAGGCTATGTAAGTGACCGAATCAAGGAAGTTATTCGTGGAGCAGATGCTTACATTTTTGAAGCAAATCACGATGTGGATATGCTGCGCATGTCGCAATATCCATGGAGCATTAAACGCCGAATTTTAAGCGACATTGGTCATCTTTCCAATGAAATGGCAGGCGAAGCTTTGACAGATATTCTTGGTGGACGAGCAGAGCGCGTATTCCTGGCGCATTTAAGCAAAGAAAACAATATGATGGATCTGGCAAAGCTTACGGTTAAAAATATCTTGGAGGAACAGGGCTTACATGTCGGAAATGATGTGCATTTGCGAGAAACCTACCCGCATCGTCCGACGAAAATGGAAGTGTTGTAG
- a CDS encoding two-component system regulatory protein YycI, whose product MDWSKTKTILILAFLTLNLFLGYQVYLSKLQHGVESESAQNTQWEIENYLSKQNITLKMDIPQETPLLNYLYVEYVTSATFEQEEMADQQVVVDNTVLESRLEKPVAIRDFKSPKDVLNQLHSTIKFADQYKEDVNWTLSAPVYWQMHDGLPMFVAPLELHIADGFIRGYKQTYLLVKNQGSGRKIITAYTALRSLIEKEVIKSGESIDSISLGYYGFKYDAEIQVLAPVWRFQHGNKVEYMNGFTGTMERPLDKRGMVE is encoded by the coding sequence GTGGACTGGAGTAAGACGAAAACCATTCTGATTCTTGCCTTCCTGACGCTTAATCTTTTTCTTGGCTATCAGGTTTACCTATCAAAATTGCAGCATGGCGTAGAGTCGGAATCTGCTCAAAACACGCAGTGGGAGATTGAAAACTATCTATCAAAGCAAAACATCACGCTCAAGATGGATATCCCACAGGAAACACCTTTATTAAACTATCTGTATGTGGAGTATGTGACGTCAGCGACCTTTGAACAGGAGGAGATGGCAGACCAGCAGGTGGTTGTAGACAATACCGTACTAGAATCACGACTTGAAAAGCCCGTCGCCATCCGCGATTTTAAAAGCCCAAAGGATGTCTTAAATCAACTACACAGCACCATTAAATTCGCAGATCAGTATAAAGAGGATGTCAACTGGACGCTATCTGCCCCGGTATATTGGCAGATGCATGATGGGTTACCGATGTTCGTCGCGCCACTAGAGCTACACATTGCTGATGGATTTATTAGAGGATATAAGCAGACCTATTTACTGGTGAAAAATCAAGGATCAGGTCGCAAAATTATTACTGCTTATACAGCTCTACGCTCACTGATCGAAAAAGAAGTAATTAAGAGCGGAGAAAGTATAGATAGCATTTCACTCGGATATTATGGGTTTAAATATGACGCTGAGATACAGGTGTTAGCACCGGTGTGGCGTTTTCAGCATGGCAATAAGGTTGAATATATGAATGGATTTACTGGGACGATGGAGCGGCCACTAGATAAAAGAGGAATGGTCGAATAG
- a CDS encoding YycH family regulatory protein: MSRERIENIKSVVLVVLVLLSLIWTSLLLNNQPQLEFISPATFVPADKQGASKQAKDFVVPDAILFHYGEDRHTKAISSDDVYRILMGQVQNWYFNEFSYYPMTEEKWDSLTRKKLGLELQYNSLIPISVMEQVLTLRDVDQRLTGIDRVWLYYEEADDTVYALFLSTKDHQSFRAKTAVSPKDLRNSYLLFGKNLPEQILKTYKDPQRSPYIVQDKLSFWSIYYLPKKPSVMSMYNYNYLPISRKQLLESYFLDPGLVRQIVERDGTNIYTDGTRSVQVRNGQHLMTLTTPVWQAGDTQMTAYEQLQESVSFINQHMGWIDDFRLRSMEERTESNSQIIFRQYLGAFPVISQDSKLIDNIQLNMDKGQVQSMRRSLIDLDTFFGYKEVNVASGTDLITYLQENKIDTEKVSNIYLAYQLIEQKGYMQLIPAWVVQLEGVYNKIIDVRSAVPKGGKVSGLE; encoded by the coding sequence TTGAGCAGAGAGCGGATAGAGAATATCAAGTCTGTCGTGCTTGTGGTACTGGTACTGCTCAGTCTGATTTGGACTTCCCTTCTTCTTAACAATCAGCCTCAGCTAGAATTTATATCACCTGCCACCTTCGTCCCTGCCGACAAACAGGGTGCATCTAAGCAAGCGAAGGATTTTGTGGTCCCTGATGCTATTCTTTTTCATTATGGGGAAGATCGTCATACCAAAGCGATCTCCAGTGATGATGTGTATCGAATCCTGATGGGACAGGTGCAGAATTGGTACTTTAATGAATTTAGCTATTACCCTATGACGGAAGAAAAGTGGGATAGCTTAACTCGCAAAAAGCTGGGGTTAGAGCTGCAATATAATTCTCTCATCCCCATTTCCGTTATGGAACAGGTACTGACGTTGCGTGACGTTGATCAGCGTTTAACAGGAATAGACCGAGTCTGGCTGTACTATGAGGAAGCAGATGATACGGTGTATGCTCTATTTTTGTCAACGAAGGATCACCAAAGCTTTCGGGCCAAGACAGCCGTAAGTCCTAAAGACCTACGCAATTCCTATCTTTTGTTTGGCAAGAATTTGCCGGAGCAGATCCTAAAAACGTATAAGGACCCACAAAGATCACCGTATATCGTACAAGATAAGCTATCCTTCTGGAGCATTTATTATCTACCCAAAAAGCCAAGTGTCATGAGTATGTATAATTACAACTATCTACCTATTTCACGCAAGCAGTTACTAGAGAGCTACTTTCTCGATCCGGGCTTGGTCAGACAGATCGTAGAGAGGGACGGTACGAATATTTATACGGATGGTACTCGGTCTGTTCAGGTGCGTAATGGGCAACACTTAATGACTCTCACCACACCAGTTTGGCAAGCTGGCGATACACAAATGACCGCCTATGAACAGCTTCAAGAGAGTGTTTCTTTTATAAACCAGCACATGGGATGGATTGATGATTTCCGCTTACGCTCAATGGAAGAACGCACGGAGAGTAACTCTCAAATCATTTTCCGTCAATATCTAGGAGCCTTCCCGGTAATCAGCCAGGATTCTAAATTAATAGACAACATCCAGCTTAATATGGATAAAGGTCAGGTTCAATCAATGAGAAGGTCGTTGATTGATTTAGATACGTTCTTTGGCTATAAGGAAGTGAATGTCGCTTCTGGCACTGATCTGATTACCTATTTACAAGAGAATAAAATCGATACGGAAAAAGTCAGTAACATATATTTGGCGTATCAATTGATAGAGCAAAAGGGATACATGCAATTAATCCCAGCCTGGGTGGTGCAGTTGGAAGGCGTGTATAATAAAATCATTGATGTTCGCAGCGCTGTGCCAAAAGGAGGGAAAGTGAGTGGACTGGAGTAA
- the walK gene encoding cell wall metabolism sensor histidine kinase WalK → MGKLKLFKTVQWKVVVIYMLLLLMAMQVIGAYFTREVEKYYTNNFSEGLNGQATLLSTLLEKYFSQTRSPDDHNGQDVKTDIDNLIRNMSFKEAHVQVVDANGTVISTSEDNPAIIGQRTAQKEITIALLGTRNESMRIDPVTEGRVKVLAVPIKKGNVVYGAVYMVASIEGLYTTIRQTTNIFATGTFIALVVTGVLGYLLAQTITKPVKEMTRQAKAVANGDFNRSVHIYSDDEIGQLGSTFNYMTARLKEAVLLEEEEREKLSQILANMSDGVMATDRDGTIILMNRSAEEMLEVKEADVLEQKRSIYDVLRLPPEEEMPLFQEVEPLLLEMMVSNREVIMLRVLITPLQQDSGKKGGIIAVLQDVTEQERTEQQRRNFVANVSHELRTPLTTIKSYTEALMDGAVEVPELSNQFLRVTMNETDRMIRLVNDLLQLTRFDAQGVQLNRKQVSMTELLLYATQRFTMQCEQNGIKLTLSHTKGLDNVYMDDDAITQVLDNLLSNALKYTPEGGEVTVEARADNEQQRAYISVKDTGIGIPKRDVRLIFERFYRVDKARSRSQGGTGLGLAIAKDLVEAHGGEIQISSEWNEGTIVTFWIPLGKGGEEA, encoded by the coding sequence ATGGGTAAGCTGAAGCTGTTCAAAACAGTTCAGTGGAAAGTAGTCGTCATCTATATGTTGCTACTACTAATGGCGATGCAGGTCATCGGGGCCTATTTTACTCGTGAAGTAGAAAAATACTATACCAACAACTTTTCAGAAGGCTTAAACGGACAGGCTACCTTATTGTCTACTCTATTAGAGAAATATTTTAGCCAGACACGCAGTCCTGATGACCATAATGGACAGGATGTAAAAACCGATATAGATAATCTGATTCGTAACATGTCCTTTAAAGAGGCACATGTACAGGTAGTCGATGCGAATGGAACGGTGATTAGCACCTCGGAAGATAATCCGGCGATTATCGGGCAGCGTACTGCCCAGAAGGAGATTACCATTGCACTCCTTGGGACACGCAACGAGTCGATGCGTATCGACCCGGTTACTGAAGGGCGAGTAAAGGTCTTAGCTGTCCCCATCAAAAAGGGTAATGTGGTATATGGAGCTGTATACATGGTTGCTTCGATTGAAGGCTTGTATACGACCATTCGTCAGACCACTAATATTTTTGCTACAGGAACATTTATCGCTTTAGTAGTAACAGGTGTGTTGGGATATTTATTAGCGCAAACCATCACGAAGCCTGTCAAAGAAATGACGCGTCAGGCGAAGGCCGTAGCTAACGGAGATTTTAACCGATCGGTGCACATTTATAGCGATGATGAGATTGGTCAGCTTGGCAGTACCTTTAACTATATGACGGCACGCTTAAAAGAGGCAGTTTTACTAGAAGAGGAAGAGCGGGAAAAACTATCGCAAATATTAGCAAACATGAGCGATGGTGTCATGGCGACCGACAGAGATGGTACGATTATTCTAATGAATCGATCAGCAGAAGAGATGCTTGAGGTAAAGGAAGCAGATGTTTTAGAGCAAAAGCGTAGTATCTATGATGTACTTCGCCTGCCACCTGAGGAAGAAATGCCTTTGTTTCAAGAGGTGGAGCCCCTTCTCTTAGAGATGATGGTATCCAATCGTGAAGTGATTATGCTGCGGGTCTTAATTACTCCACTCCAACAGGATAGTGGCAAAAAGGGTGGAATTATTGCTGTGTTGCAGGATGTTACAGAGCAGGAACGCACAGAGCAACAACGCCGTAATTTTGTGGCTAATGTATCACACGAGCTGCGTACCCCGCTTACTACCATTAAAAGCTACACAGAAGCACTCATGGATGGAGCTGTGGAAGTGCCAGAGCTATCGAACCAATTCTTGCGTGTCACAATGAATGAGACGGATCGTATGATTCGATTGGTAAATGATTTATTGCAACTTACACGATTTGATGCACAAGGTGTTCAATTAAACCGAAAACAAGTAAGCATGACTGAGCTTTTACTCTACGCAACCCAGCGTTTTACGATGCAGTGTGAACAAAATGGGATCAAGCTAACGCTATCCCATACAAAAGGTCTGGACAATGTCTATATGGACGATGATGCAATTACTCAGGTTCTGGATAATTTGTTGTCTAATGCACTCAAATATACGCCAGAGGGCGGAGAAGTAACGGTAGAGGCTCGTGCTGATAACGAACAACAGCGCGCATATATTTCTGTAAAAGATACAGGCATCGGGATTCCCAAGCGGGATGTAAGGTTGATTTTTGAGCGATTTTATCGCGTAGATAAAGCAAGGTCTCGCAGTCAGGGGGGCACAGGCTTAGGACTAGCTATCGCGAAGGATTTGGTAGAAGCACATGGCGGAGAGATACAAATTTCGAGTGAGTGGAATGAAGGGACCATCGTAACGTTCTGGATTCCGTTAGGTAAAGGAGGAGAGGAAGCTTGA
- the yycF gene encoding response regulator YycF, giving the protein MAKLLVVDDEKPIADILKFALEKEGYQVVCAYDGEEALRLVHQEKPDLILLDIMLPGRDGMDVCRIVRQEYEMPIIMLTAKDSELDKVLGLELGADDYVTKPFGTRELLARVKAQLRRQKPKQGEQNKHLFRIGDLEIDLYSYTVKKLDETLELTHREFELLVYLAKHQGQVMVREHLLQAVWGYDYFGDVRTVDVTIRRLREKIEDDPSQPTYIITRRGLGYTMKQPSTGGSLHG; this is encoded by the coding sequence TTGGCGAAACTCCTCGTAGTGGATGATGAAAAACCAATTGCTGATATATTGAAATTTGCTTTAGAAAAAGAGGGCTATCAGGTGGTGTGCGCATACGATGGTGAGGAAGCTCTTCGGTTGGTACATCAAGAAAAGCCTGATTTAATTTTATTAGATATTATGTTGCCTGGTCGAGATGGTATGGATGTGTGTCGGATTGTACGACAGGAATACGAGATGCCGATCATTATGCTAACAGCTAAGGATTCGGAGTTGGATAAAGTACTAGGCTTAGAATTAGGTGCTGATGATTATGTGACGAAACCATTTGGTACACGCGAGCTATTAGCTCGTGTAAAAGCCCAGCTTCGCAGGCAAAAACCAAAGCAAGGGGAACAGAACAAGCATCTTTTCCGTATTGGAGACCTAGAGATTGACTTGTATTCTTATACAGTAAAAAAGTTAGATGAGACCCTGGAATTAACCCATCGGGAATTTGAATTGCTCGTCTATCTGGCAAAGCATCAAGGACAGGTCATGGTACGAGAGCATTTGCTACAAGCGGTATGGGGCTATGATTATTTCGGTGATGTGCGGACTGTCGATGTCACAATTAGACGTCTTAGAGAAAAGATTGAGGATGATCCAAGTCAGCCTACTTATATCATTACGAGACGTGGGCTTGGCTACACCATGAAACAACCTTCCACGGGGGGATCACTTCATGGGTAA